From the genome of Brassica oleracea var. oleracea cultivar TO1000 chromosome C4, BOL, whole genome shotgun sequence:
AGATCTTTTACCCAGCTAAAATAAGCCTTTTGTGTTCTCATATTCTCCAATTTTCCACAATTTTCGATTTGATAAGGACATCTTCAATTGTTTTATTTTGATCTTCAAAAGTTAACTTTTTTCAAAATGAATGAAAAAAAAATGAAACATCTTTTCGATTGATATGTTTCATTTATTTCTTGTAAAATGAATATTCCAAATATATTTCATATATGTTTTAACTTTAGGGAAAATTACCAAATATGACTCAAAACTTGGTTGTAAAGACAAAGGTATACCTCAACTTGAATCAAATGGAAAACTAACCCAAAATGCTAGTGAAATTACAAGTAGCCCTTTACGAGCAAACAAAAAAAAATGCATTTTTCCACGAAGTCTTCTCATATTGTTGATCTTAAAAATAATTTATAATTAAAAAAAAATATTTTAATGGGAGAAAAATTGAAATCATGTAATTATAAACATTTGTAAATGATATAAATTAAGATATAGTAAATTTGAAAAGTTTTCAACACAAATGAGTGAAAGTAGTGAGTCATTGTATTCTTTGGTTTTAGGTTTGGTAACATAAGTTGTAGTATTGTTTGTATTTTAAGGTTAGATTTTGGAAGCAAAACATTTTTTTTGAAAAATTTGACTTCTATGTGTTTAGTTTCGTGTATATTAAACACTTTCAAAGTTTATTTAAGTTTAGTGTTTTTTTTTCTATTTAGTTAGTTATTTAAGTTTAGGGTCTAGATAGTCTTCTAAATCAAAAATATTTAACCTAAATGGAAAATTTTGTCTCCATATATAAAGAAAATTTACACATTTTTTCTATTCCTCTCAAATGGATGCAACTAAAATGTAATGATTCTCACTAGAACTCTCCAACCTCTCTCTAATCTCTTTGAATTTAAAACATCAAACTTTATATGAATTTTTCATTTTTTTGTTTCATCTTACAAATTTATCTTGTTTTCCAGATTTTTTATCACATGGTTCTCATCTTTCACTCTTTTAAATGCAAATCTATAAATTTTGGATATCTATTTTTGTGTGTTCTATAAAGATAGATATATCAAATCTTCCACTCATTTTCTCTTTTTGAAGCCATTTGAACGTTTTTGGATATGCAGATTTTTCAGATCAGAATCAGACTCTGGAAGACTTTTGGGAAGTATTTTTGGAAGTCTTTTTGGAAGTCTTTTAAAATATGATGCGCCAGAAGACTTCTTGGAAAGTCTTCTGACTTCATGGAAGTCTTCTGACTTCATGGAAGTCTTCTGACGGAGTCTTCTTTCATGTCTCCTCTTTCATAACAGGTCTGAGCGTTTTGGTAAATTTTCATCTCTGATTTTTTTCCATTTGGTAACCTTTTGTTGCTTAAAGCTCTTTCTAATCTATTTGACTTAAAAACACCAAATTGTTTACCAAATTTTCATTTTTTTTTGTCTCATGTCTTTCTCACTAATTTAACTTGTTTTTGCAGATTTTTTATCACATGATTCTCTTCTTCGACTTATTTAAAGGTAAATCTATAAATTTTGGATATCTATTTTGTGAGTTTTATAAAGGTAAATTTATCTAATCTTCCACTCATTTTTTATATTTTGAGGCCATTAAATTTTTTTTAGATATGCATGTTTTTCAGATCTGGATCTGATTCTGAAAGACTTCTGGGAAGTCTCCTCGAAAGTCTCCTAAAATATAATGCATTCTGACTTCATGGAAACTTCCAGGAAGTCTGCTGACAAAGTTTTCTCTTATGTCTCCTCTTTCATAACAGATTTTAGCGTTTTAGTAAGTTTCCATGTCTGATTTTTTTTTATCATGTAACCTCTTGTTGCATAAAGCTCTTACTTTTTTCCCAAAATATTGGATATCTATTTTGTGTGTTCTATAAAGATAAATCTATCTAAATTTTCACTCATTTTCTCTGTTTTGAAGTCATTTGAACGTTTTTGAATATGCGTGTTTTTCACATCTGAATCAGATTTTGGAAGTCTTCTCGGAAATCTTCTAAAATATAATGCCCTAGAAGACTTCCAGAATTCCTGAGAGTCTTCTGAAAGAGTCTTCTAAAACATAATTCCCTAGAAGACTTTCTGGAAGGAATGATCTCTAACTCCATATGTAATAGTTCTATTTATGGCATGTTTTCTTCTTATGTGTGTACTCTTTTAGTTGTGATATTTTTTTTGTACATTTGAAGAGATATTAATTAATTATTTTAGTAAATATGTTCATGTTTACAATATTATCTTGCCAAAAAATACTTGAATTTATTGAAGTTATTGATACAACTTCAATAGCAAAACAAAATAACACAAAGTTTTAATCAAATTTACTAAAACTAAGGGAGAAGACTTCTAAGAAAACTTAGTCAAATTCACAAAATATCAAACATTACATAAGTTTAAACACATAACACTTTCATTAGAAGTCTTTTGGGAAGTCTTTTGGAAGTCTTCCGAGAAATCTTCGGAAGTCTTCCAGAAAGTCTTCTCAGAAGATTTAAATTTTAAGCGGAAAAATAAAATATAAGCAGGAAATTTAAATTTAGGCGGAAAACTTAAATTTTAAGTGAAAATTGAAATTTTAAATCTCATGAAAATTGAAAAGTATATCTTATGATCTAAGAAGACATATCAAGCCATATAACTTGATAATCTTGAAGTTACTTAACACTTTTAAAAATTAAAAAAAATCTTAAAGTTACTGAACAAGTTTACAAAAACTAATGTACAAGACTTCCACATAAATCTTCTCGAATTAGCTAGAAACATTAATAAACATGAATGTTGCTAACCTCATAATTAAAATCAATTAAGTTATGAATTTCATTCAGGAGCCCCAATATCGATTAATATACATGAATTAACAAGAAAATGTTTAAAAACTTTTATAGTTTTAGAGAAAATGAAAGTTTATTAAACATTGACGTAGAAGACTTCCACAGAAGTCGTCTGCCTGAAGACTTCCAGGAAGCCTTCCATTTAAGTCATTTTTCCAACTGAAAATTTACAAACGAAAGACTTCCATAGAAATCTACTCTATAGCAGACTTCTTTGGAAGTCTTCCTTTATAAATATCGACTTACTTTTGTTTTTAAAAAATCTTGAAAATACCACAAAAGACTTACCAGTAAGTCTTCTAGGATAAACTTGTTAGTTTTGCAATTGACCGAACTGTGTTAGAAATTTGAATTTTTCTACAAGACTTACATGGAAGTCTTCCACCAGAAAAATAAAACTTAAATATTACATTTAACTAGACGACTTCCATGTAAGTCATCTCCGGTTACTTTTGAAATTGAAAAATAAAACTTAAATATTTAATTTTAATTAGACGACTTTCATGCAAGTCTTTCGGCGGAAGACTTACACGGAAGTTTTCTGTGATAACCAAGGTTTGACCAGAATCTCGGAATAAAATTCTAGAAGACTTCCGTGTAAGTCGTCTTCCGAAGACTTACATAGAAGTCGTCTAATTAGAATTAAATATTTAAGTTTTATTTTACAATTGCAAAAGTAACCTGAGACGACTTTCACCGACAGTGAAAAGACTTCCACCGAGATTTTGGTAGACTTACAGGGAAGTCTTCCGGCGAAAGACTTCCGTGTAAGTCATCTAGAGAAAGTCAAACTTTTGACACAATCCGGTCAATTGCAAAGCTAACTTGTGTAACCTAGACGACTTACGAGGAAGTCTTCTCTAGTATTTTCGAGATTTTTTTGTTAACAAAGAAAAGTTGGAAGACTTTCAGAGAAATCGTCTCTAAAAACACACATAAAGTCAATTGCAAAACTAACCTCTGAATTGACCAGAAGACTTACACTTCGACTTCCGTATAAGTCTTCTACGACCAGAAGACTTACACGAAAGTTTTCTGACGAACAGATCTGGAAAAAAAAATCAACTTCATACTTTTAACCAGTGAGATAACTTGATTAGTTTTCTCCTATCACATAAAACTTCACCACGAAACAGACCCACTTGTTAATGACCAAGAATCAGGAGTTTGAACCTTACAAAGTTTAGAATCAAAATTTTGGTTTTTTTTTTTAAAGAATATAGAGAGAAAGTGAAAGAGATGTAGTTTGTGTGCATAAGTAATGAGATATGAAGAGTAAAAATCGAAACTTTGATGCAATAAGAGCTTCAAATTGGTTGTTCATGGTGGATTGGTGTATTGATGGTAATGACAATATTGTAAATACTTGATGAAGATGGGGATGATAAAGTAAAACACTCATTTTCGAAAAAAAGAAAAAAAAATTGAGGGAAATTTCGTGAATAATCCGAATTTCTGGGGTGAATAGAGCAAATGAAAGTTCCAAAAAAAATCATGGGTTAGTTTTGTGTTTGACTTTTTGTTCTCAGTCATATTTAAAAAAGCTCTTATTTTTAATTATTAATAACACCTTATACTTTTTCATATTTACTAATTTTAGTCAACTATTTTTTTAACAATATTCCAAAAAGGTTGTTATAAATTCAACATTATCAAATAATAAAATTATTACAACAAAATAAAAATAAATAACAACAATACTAGATTTTATAAAGAAACACCAGCGTTATCTCTTTCCCACAAATCATCAATTCGTTCTGGTGTGAAATAAGGTCTTTATTTTTAATTCTTGTAAAGCACGCTAATTTTTTTTTGGAAACGAATACTATCATGTTATTCGGTATTAACCTCCCTTGGACATATAAGAGTTCCAAATCAAATCTCTTTTGAAAGAAGATTTTTTGTTTCATGGTAGTCAACTTCAGTTTTCTTACGAAACTTTCGTTATTGGGTTAGCCATACACGATGAAAAGTATGAGCTTCAAGAGAATGATTTGGAGTTTTTGCAGAGCGGAACCATGCAGTACCGGAAACGAGATAGGTCTTCCAAAGAACAAGGTTTTTTTTAGAATAAACTAATTCATTTGGAACCCGCTCAGAATAATCCCCCTTTTGCTGAATTATTACTAATATAATCATAAAATACTATTTTTTCAGGAATTTTAGACCAAGCTTGTAGGTGGAAATTCTCTACTAACTTCAATTGGTGTTTCGAAATCACGATCATCCTCAATTATCGTATTATGTAAAATTATACAAGTAATCATTATGTCATATATCACTTTAAAAAGGAATACAAACAGTTACAATTGCAAAGCTTGATTGGAAAACTTTAAAATATTGTTTTTCTGGACCCAAAGGCATGTCCCACATCTTTCTAGCATTTGGAGTATCTTAATGATTTTAGTTGACTAGGAAGTGATTTACCAGATTATTAAGTGTTACTTTATGTTGTATTTATTTTTTTAGTTTAGTGTTATCAATCATGTATTTCACTTTTTATATTAATTATATAATGTCATCTTTCATTTAATATATGTTTAATATATTTAATATTATAAATTCATTAGATGAAAATAATAAATGAATATGAGAAATTAATTTGGTTATATATTAACAAAAGGTAAGTACAAGTAAAAGTTAAAGACCAATTTATAATTTAAAATTTTCATTTTAAGAAGATGAAATATTAATAGTATATTTTCAAATTTGAAGGAATATTGTTTATTGTTTATTTTCGAACGATAAATGAAGTGCTATTGGAGCGAAAATTTCTTTAAAATGAAATAAAAAGTAAAAAAATAAAGCACCATTGAAAATTGTCTAACTTTAGACCTAATTTCTTTTGCTGTTTGCTGAAATTTTTTCTTGTTTTCGGTCGTTTTTCTCATGTGTTAAAAAAATTGAAGTTCTAGGCTTAGAGGAAATCTTTGGGCTACTATGTGCATATTGGGCCATGAAAAACACAATAACACGGTTCCGAAATTAGAAACTAGACTTCGTGCCGGTTCTTATTTATAAAATGACAGGCAGTTTAGTTTACAAATCATGGAACAATACGACGTTACGGTTTGGGGTTGCTTCTTCGGAGAGACACGTTATACGGGTTCGTCTTGATTAAAAAAAAAAAAACGGGTTCGTCTTCCTCATCTCAAAGGTGACATCCCCCCCACCCCAAAAGAAATAACCTTCAAAAGAGCGAAGAGGGTCATCGAAAAAAGCAACACACTTTGAGTAGCAAAAGTAAGTTTTTTCTCCAAACATAACTTGTAATTGCAGAAAGTGAGAGACATCACTTTACCTTTTGCTTGATTTCTTTCCCTGTCTTAAACTGCAACTTGTCTGATCCGTTGCTTGCTTACTTGATTTCTTCAAAAGTTATAAAGTTTTAATCTAATTTTTTCTACAATTAGTTTCGTAATTCATTTCAATTTTATCGTTTGTGTATAATGACTTGTCATGACTTCGATTTGATCCTTTAATGTATAGCAAACGAGGAGATCATGGTATTTAAGAAAGAGATCAAGTTTAAGATAGTTAATGTTTCCGAGATTTTACCCAAATAAAAAAGTTTCCTAATTTGGCATAGTTAATGTTGACTCTTGTCTGTGTGTCACAGATGGCAGCATTGGAGGAACTAAAGAAGAAGCTTTCTCCTTTGTTTGATGCTGAGAAGGGTTTCTCTTCATCCTCATCGTTAGATCCTAACGATTCATATTTAGTAAGTTTTTCTTGTGGTCTTAAAGTGAAGAAGTGGCTATGTTATAGGCTTCTATTGTTGTGGTAAAGTTTTTGTTGGTTTGTGAAGTTATCAGATGGTGGAACTGTTAATTTGCTAAGTAGATCATACGGAGTTTACAACTTCAACGAGCTCGGCCTACAAAAATGCACAACTTCTCTTGTTGACGAGTCAGAGAGTAGCGAGACGACGTATCAATGTGCTTCCCATGAAATGAGGGTCTTTGGAGCTATAGGAAGCGGAGCTAGCAGCGTTGTTCAACGCGCTATTCATATCCCCAAACACAGACTTCTAGCCTTGAAGAGAATCAATATCTTCGAAAGGGTAAACTGTAAAGCACTCTCTTTCCTTATACTACTGAGGATGCTTATTGATTCGGTTGAGTTGGGCAGGAGAAAAGACAGCAACTGCTTACAGAGATACGGACGCTGTGTGAAGCTCCTTGTCATGAAGGACTTGTGGACTTTCATGGAGCGTTTTATAGTCCTGACTCTGGACAGATCAGCATAGCTCTTGAATACATGGATGGAGGATCTCTTGCAGATATCTTGAAAGTGACTAAGAAGATACCTGAGCCTGTTCTTTCATCAATGTTCCACAAACTCTTGCAAGTAAAGATAATTAACTCTCTTCGTTTGTGCAATAAATAAAGATTAAGGTGCAACTATGTGATGCGATTTTGGTTTTAGGGATTGAGCTACTTGCATGGAGTTAGACATCTTGTCCATAGGGACATCAAACCTGCAAACCTGCTTGTAAATCTCAAAGGGGAACCAAAGATAACTGATTTTGGCATAAGTTCTGGTCTTGAGAACTCAATGGCTATGGTTAGTGAATGAATCTATTGCTTCACCTTATGGCTCCAATAATACCTTTTCAGAGTTTATCTAACTTGCTTCACCTTATGGTTGCAAAGTGTGCTACTTTTGTTGGAACTGTCACCTACATGTCACCAGAGCGGATTAGGAATGATGGTTATTCTTATCCAGCTGATATATGGAGCCTTGGTCTTGCTCTTTTTGAATGTGGCACTGGAGAGTTTCCATATATAGCTAATGAAGGTCCTGTTAATCTTATGTTGCAGGTGAAATCAACTTGGCCATTTTTTTTTCTGTTTCCATATACTATTTTCAATCTAAACTAAATTTTCTGTCCTTTTTGTGTTATGTGGTTGTAAGATCTTGGATGATCCATCACCAACACCATCAAAACAAGAATTCTCACCAGAGTTCTGTTCCTTCATTGATGCTTGCCTCCAGAAAGATGCAGATGCTAGACCAACTGCTGATCAGGTTCAAAGATTGTTGCTTTTCTTTGTTTTTTGTCTGTTTCAACTTAAGATTTGTTAAAATCTCAGTGCTTTTCTTTGTACTCAACTCTGATGGTGTTTCCTCTGTTTCTTGAGTAGCTTCTGTCACATCCTTTTATTACAAAACATGAGAAGGAAAGTGTAGATCTGGCTGCTTTTGTCCG
Proteins encoded in this window:
- the LOC106337124 gene encoding mitogen-activated protein kinase kinase 3, whose amino-acid sequence is MAALEELKKKLSPLFDAEKGFSSSSSLDPNDSYLLSDGGTVNLLSRSYGVYNFNELGLQKCTTSLVDESESSETTYQCASHEMRVFGAIGSGASSVVQRAIHIPKHRLLALKRINIFEREKRQQLLTEIRTLCEAPCHEGLVDFHGAFYSPDSGQISIALEYMDGGSLADILKVTKKIPEPVLSSMFHKLLQGLSYLHGVRHLVHRDIKPANLLVNLKGEPKITDFGISSGLENSMAMCATFVGTVTYMSPERIRNDGYSYPADIWSLGLALFECGTGEFPYIANEGPVNLMLQILDDPSPTPSKQEFSPEFCSFIDACLQKDADARPTADQLLSHPFITKHEKESVDLAAFVRSIFDPTQRLKDIADMLTIHYYSLFDGYDDLWHHARSLYTETSVFSFSGKQYTGSTEILSQLSNIRNTLAGDLPSEKLVHVVEKLQCKPHGVGGVMIRAIGSFIVGNQFLICGDGVQAEGLPSFKDLGFDLGTRRVGRFQEQFVVESGDLIGRYFIAKQELYITS